The sequence TCGCGGGCATCTCGGGGGCGGCCATCGGTCACCCCCTCAGCGTCACGTCAGTGCGTTGATTACCTCGGACAGATCCGCGAGCGTCGCAGGCGAATCGGCGTAGCGGACCCCGAGGGCGATGTAGCGGCCCTGCCCGTAGATCTCGATCTGCGCGCCATCGTCGGTGCGGATCCTCCGACCGTGCTCGATGTGGCCACGTCCCCAGAGGTGGAGACCTGTGCCGCTCGGCGAGATCTCTGTATAGGTCGCCGGCGCCCGGTCGAGGATGTCCTGTGCCCAGTCGGCGATC is a genomic window of Lipingzhangella halophila containing:
- a CDS encoding bifunctional DNA primase/polymerase; its protein translation is MTSRRRWVRRDERKVPLRADGRPASSTGPATWTSYSTAARSRRGVGLGYVLAVDDGIVCIDLDHCLTGGRIADWAQDILDRAPATYTEISPSGTGLHLWGRGHIEHGRRIRTDDGAQIEIYGQGRYIALGVRYADSPATLADLSEVINALT